A genomic region of Runella rosea contains the following coding sequences:
- a CDS encoding MFS transporter — protein MKYRYRALAFLFALSIITFLDRVCMNVVSKYVKADLGLNNEEFGWILGAFSLAYALFEIPTGAMGDSIGPRRVLTRVVLWWSGFTALTGTAFSFIYLLVVRFLFGVGEAGAYPNATIAISRWFPAVEIGRAQSVIWAAGRIGGALTPLLVIPLVHAVGWRWSFVVLGVVGAVWALAWYAWFRDEPAEKEGISAEEVEEIETGRNIKRADHAIPWKTIILNPDIWALMLMCHLFFYGAYFFTNWSSTYFQEGRGMTEDQSKNFISLSYFLGAIGCVAGGLMSDFLTKKYGLKIGRRAVAITGLGLSSIFFLAAGLTPDNQLAGYLLAICVLTKDLALPVSFAVCVDIGKRNAGTVAGSMNFAGQMGGFFITIIFGSVVESTKNFNIPLYLISGCLFVAALLWFKIDPTKTVDLKKA, from the coding sequence ATGAAATATCGCTACCGTGCCTTAGCTTTTTTGTTTGCACTTTCGATTATTACCTTTCTTGACCGCGTTTGTATGAACGTGGTCAGTAAGTACGTAAAAGCTGATTTAGGCTTAAACAATGAAGAATTTGGCTGGATTTTGGGCGCATTTTCGTTGGCTTATGCTTTGTTTGAAATCCCGACGGGGGCCATGGGTGATTCCATCGGCCCCCGTCGCGTGTTGACTCGGGTGGTGTTGTGGTGGTCGGGTTTTACGGCCCTGACAGGCACCGCTTTCAGTTTTATTTACCTGCTCGTGGTGCGCTTTTTGTTTGGCGTGGGCGAAGCTGGGGCATATCCCAACGCTACGATTGCCATTTCGCGGTGGTTTCCCGCCGTTGAAATCGGTCGCGCACAATCGGTGATTTGGGCGGCTGGGCGCATCGGTGGAGCGCTGACGCCATTGTTGGTGATTCCGCTCGTTCATGCAGTGGGCTGGCGCTGGTCGTTTGTGGTGTTGGGAGTTGTAGGTGCGGTTTGGGCGTTGGCTTGGTACGCTTGGTTTCGCGACGAACCTGCCGAGAAAGAAGGCATTTCGGCGGAAGAAGTAGAAGAAATTGAGACTGGCCGTAATATCAAACGCGCCGACCACGCCATTCCGTGGAAAACCATCATTCTCAATCCGGATATTTGGGCGCTGATGCTCATGTGTCATTTGTTTTTTTACGGTGCGTATTTCTTCACCAATTGGTCGTCTACTTATTTTCAGGAAGGGCGCGGCATGACCGAAGACCAATCCAAGAATTTTATTTCACTGTCGTACTTTTTGGGGGCCATTGGTTGCGTAGCGGGGGGATTGATGAGCGATTTTTTAACCAAAAAATACGGACTAAAAATCGGGCGCCGTGCCGTTGCCATCACGGGTTTGGGCTTGTCAAGTATTTTCTTTCTGGCGGCTGGGCTTACACCGGATAATCAATTGGCGGGTTATTTATTGGCCATTTGTGTATTGACCAAAGATTTGGCGTTGCCTGTTTCCTTCGCGGTCTGTGTCGATATTGGCAAACGTAATGCAGGAACGGTAGCGGGTTCGATGAACTTTGCGGGGCAAATGGGCGGTTTTTTCATCACCATTATTTTTGGCTCGGTGGTAGAAAGCACCAAAAACTTCAATATTCCATTGTACCTGATTTCGGGATGTCTGTTTGTTGCCGCGTTGTTGTGGTTCAAAATTGACCCAACCAAGACGGTGGATTTAAAAAAAGCGTGA
- a CDS encoding amidohydrolase family protein, whose protein sequence is MKKILLLTHILANCVLLCFAQKRPVDVLIKSGNLIEVQTGKLLTKKIIVVKGKEIVGVFDEAQAKNFQAKKVIDATGKFIIPGLWDMHVHFGGGDTLIQENKNLLPLYVAHGITAVRDAAADLSPSVLQWRKEIADGTLFGPTLFTSGPKLEGYKSTWIGDIEVSSKEEVNKSLDSLQKMKVNFIKITDNAIKPEIYLYILAEAKKRGIKTSGHVPFALTMDEVSAAGLGSVEHMSYVLKAGSTRDKEISEKVMAGKLAYRVALPMALQSFDENTAMEVYRRMAKNGTAVVPTLSISQSTAFLDQDNHQNDAYLQYIGKGLKKTYEWRVTRAAQDSPDAITERHEIYFKTTSLLPLLLKAGVTIIAGTDAGFLNSYVYPGLGLHKELEHYVKAGLTPLQALQSAIIPGPTFLNKPEYGNIAAGKSADIVLLNQNPLEKIEATQAINTVILRGEVYDRNALDAILDEVKKRAK, encoded by the coding sequence ATGAAAAAAATACTGCTGTTAACGCACATTTTAGCAAACTGCGTTCTGTTATGCTTTGCTCAAAAAAGACCCGTTGATGTACTGATTAAATCGGGTAACCTGATTGAAGTTCAGACGGGCAAACTCCTTACCAAGAAAATCATTGTGGTGAAAGGCAAGGAAATCGTAGGGGTTTTTGATGAAGCACAGGCCAAGAATTTTCAGGCGAAAAAGGTAATTGATGCCACGGGCAAGTTCATTATTCCAGGTCTTTGGGACATGCATGTGCATTTTGGAGGAGGGGATACGCTCATTCAAGAAAATAAAAACTTGTTACCTCTGTACGTAGCACACGGCATTACGGCGGTGCGAGATGCCGCAGCCGATTTGAGCCCGAGTGTTTTGCAATGGCGCAAAGAAATTGCCGATGGTACGCTTTTCGGCCCCACATTGTTTACTTCTGGACCGAAGTTGGAAGGCTATAAGTCGACGTGGATTGGCGACATTGAAGTCAGTAGCAAAGAGGAAGTGAATAAAAGTCTGGATTCGCTGCAAAAAATGAAAGTGAATTTTATCAAAATCACTGACAACGCCATCAAGCCCGAGATTTACCTCTATATTTTGGCCGAAGCCAAAAAAAGAGGCATTAAAACCTCTGGTCACGTACCATTTGCGTTGACGATGGACGAAGTGTCGGCGGCAGGGTTAGGCTCGGTAGAACACATGAGTTACGTTTTGAAGGCAGGCTCCACGCGCGACAAAGAGATTTCGGAAAAAGTAATGGCGGGAAAATTGGCTTACCGCGTGGCGCTTCCGATGGCTTTACAGAGCTTTGACGAAAATACCGCCATGGAGGTATATCGACGCATGGCCAAAAACGGCACTGCTGTGGTTCCTACCCTGAGTATTAGTCAAAGCACCGCGTTTCTGGACCAAGATAATCACCAAAACGATGCGTATCTGCAATACATTGGCAAAGGACTCAAGAAAACCTACGAGTGGCGCGTCACGCGGGCGGCACAGGATAGCCCCGATGCCATTACGGAGCGTCATGAGATATATTTTAAAACGACTTCTTTGTTGCCTTTGCTCCTGAAAGCAGGCGTGACCATTATTGCGGGCACAGATGCGGGTTTTCTGAATTCGTACGTGTATCCGGGATTGGGATTGCACAAAGAACTGGAGCATTATGTCAAAGCGGGCTTGACACCGTTGCAGGCGTTGCAATCGGCGATTATACCAGGTCCTACATTTTTGAACAAACCAGAGTACGGGAATATTGCGGCAGGAAAAAGTGCTGATATTGTGTTGTTGAATCAAAACCCTTTGGAGAAAATCGAAGCAACTCAGGCGATTAACACGGTGATTCTGCGGGGAGAAGTGTATGACCGCAACGCGCTTGATGCCATTTTGGATGAAGTAAAAAAGAGGGCAAAATAA
- a CDS encoding cytochrome ubiquinol oxidase subunit I, which translates to MNTEILSRIQFAFTIAFHYIYPPLSIGLGVVLVIMEGMYLRTGKQIYEQMTRFWIKIFALIFGIGVATGIVMEFEFGTNWAVYSRYVGDIFGSALAAEGIFAFALESGFLGILLFGWNRVSPRVHFFSTIMVALGSMFSAIWIVVANSWQQTPAGYRIEGEGMKARAVITDFWEMVFNPSSVDRLSHVIIGSFLAGSFLVLSVNAYYILRKRHLEIAKAGFKIALTVATVASLMQLFTGHRSADGVAKHQPAKLAAFEGHYDSSAVADMYLMGWTNADKREITGLKIPGGLSFLLHQDFTTPVKGLDAFPKEDRPSSRAVNVVFQTYHLMVAIGMALIGLSVLAVFLWWKGKLFEQKWLLQIFAWSVLLPQIANQVGWYSAEIGRQPWVVYGLLRTSDALSQSLKTEQVLFSLIMFTLVYTLLFVLFLYLLNKKIKHGPVDTHSEAIPDSSKRDNPILN; encoded by the coding sequence ATGAACACAGAAATTCTCTCTCGCATACAGTTTGCTTTCACCATTGCTTTCCATTATATCTACCCTCCGCTGAGCATTGGTTTAGGTGTTGTTCTGGTCATTATGGAAGGAATGTACCTCCGCACTGGCAAACAAATCTACGAACAAATGACCCGCTTCTGGATTAAGATTTTTGCCTTGATTTTCGGAATCGGTGTCGCCACGGGCATCGTCATGGAATTTGAATTCGGCACCAATTGGGCCGTGTATTCACGCTACGTTGGTGATATATTCGGTAGCGCGTTGGCGGCCGAAGGGATTTTTGCCTTTGCGCTCGAATCGGGTTTTTTAGGAATTCTGCTTTTCGGTTGGAATCGTGTAAGCCCAAGGGTGCATTTTTTTTCAACAATTATGGTGGCTTTAGGGTCAATGTTTTCGGCTATTTGGATTGTGGTGGCCAACTCTTGGCAACAAACGCCGGCAGGGTATCGTATCGAAGGAGAGGGCATGAAAGCGCGGGCCGTCATCACGGATTTTTGGGAAATGGTCTTCAATCCTTCCAGCGTAGACCGCCTTTCGCACGTTATTATCGGCTCTTTTTTGGCGGGTTCGTTTTTGGTTTTGAGTGTCAACGCGTATTATATTTTACGAAAACGCCACCTCGAAATTGCCAAAGCAGGGTTTAAAATCGCCCTGACGGTGGCCACCGTTGCTTCGTTGATGCAATTGTTTACGGGCCACCGCTCGGCCGACGGTGTGGCCAAACACCAACCTGCAAAACTGGCTGCTTTTGAAGGACATTATGATTCATCGGCCGTGGCAGATATGTACCTGATGGGCTGGACCAACGCCGACAAACGAGAAATAACGGGTTTAAAAATCCCTGGAGGTTTGTCTTTTCTGCTTCATCAAGATTTTACAACGCCCGTAAAAGGATTAGACGCTTTTCCCAAAGAGGACCGCCCTTCCTCCCGCGCGGTTAATGTCGTTTTTCAGACCTATCACTTGATGGTTGCCATCGGAATGGCATTGATTGGTCTTTCAGTATTGGCGGTTTTTTTATGGTGGAAGGGGAAATTGTTCGAACAAAAATGGCTGCTTCAGATATTTGCATGGTCGGTGCTGTTGCCCCAAATCGCTAATCAGGTCGGTTGGTATTCGGCCGAAATCGGGCGGCAACCGTGGGTGGTGTACGGTTTGTTGCGTACGTCAGATGCGCTGTCGCAGTCCCTCAAAACGGAGCAGGTGTTGTTCTCTTTGATTATGTTTACCTTGGTTTACACGCTTTTGTTTGTCTTGTTTTTGTATTTATTGAACAAAAAAATTAAGCACGGCCCCGTCGATACTCACTCCGAAGCTATACCTGATTCTTCCAAACGTGATAACCCGATTTTAAACTGA
- the cydB gene encoding cytochrome d ubiquinol oxidase subunit II has product METILGLDLPTWWFLVIGAVFSGYAILDGFDLGAGALHLFFKKEESRRIALNAIGPVWDGNEVWLVIGGGALFAGFPVVYATILSALYELFMVFLVMLIFRAISIEFRSKEPMHWWRRLWDVSYSISSILLALALGLVLGNVIQGIAIDQNYAYQGTLLDLFNPYALLVAVTTLALFMMHGAIYLVMKTENRLYAKLTILVKNTTIFFVLMFAITSLATLLYIPHMITRYKEVPYMFAFPVLAILAVANITRQIAYRKYFFAFLSSAFVTAMLIILVAVGLFPNIILSTIDPDLHITVYNGSSTEKSLKIMLTFAAIGVPLVGVYTSFVFWTFRGKVKLDETSY; this is encoded by the coding sequence ATGGAAACAATACTCGGTCTTGATTTGCCCACTTGGTGGTTTTTGGTCATCGGTGCGGTGTTTAGCGGTTACGCTATTCTGGATGGTTTTGACCTCGGGGCGGGGGCTTTGCACCTGTTTTTTAAGAAAGAAGAAAGTCGACGCATCGCGCTCAATGCCATCGGGCCCGTGTGGGATGGCAACGAAGTGTGGTTGGTGATCGGCGGTGGAGCGCTTTTTGCGGGCTTTCCGGTAGTTTACGCCACCATCTTGTCGGCGCTGTACGAACTGTTTATGGTGTTTTTGGTAATGCTTATTTTCAGGGCTATTTCCATTGAATTTCGTTCCAAAGAGCCTATGCACTGGTGGCGTAGGCTTTGGGATGTATCCTATAGTATATCCAGCATTCTGTTGGCGCTGGCGTTGGGATTAGTCTTGGGAAATGTGATTCAGGGAATTGCGATTGACCAAAACTACGCTTACCAAGGCACTTTACTCGATTTGTTTAATCCGTATGCGTTGTTGGTGGCGGTCACGACGCTGGCGTTGTTTATGATGCACGGAGCCATTTATTTGGTAATGAAAACCGAGAATCGCTTGTACGCCAAACTCACGATTTTGGTCAAAAATACCACCATTTTCTTCGTGCTGATGTTTGCCATTACATCGTTGGCTACGTTGCTGTACATTCCACACATGATTACGCGCTACAAAGAAGTGCCTTATATGTTTGCCTTTCCGGTGTTGGCAATTTTGGCAGTGGCCAACATTACCCGCCAGATTGCTTACCGGAAGTACTTTTTTGCCTTTCTTTCGTCGGCATTTGTGACGGCTATGCTGATAATTTTGGTGGCGGTTGGACTTTTTCCAAATATCATTTTGTCGACGATTGACCCCGACCTGCACATTACGGTTTATAATGGTTCGTCTACCGAAAAATCCCTTAAAATCATGCTCACCTTTGCGGCCATTGGGGTACCGTTGGTGGGTGTTTATACTTCGTTTGTGTTTTGGACCTTTCGAGGTAAAGTAAAACTGGATGAGACAAGTTATTGA
- a CDS encoding GNAT family N-acetyltransferase: protein MRQVIENQKAMELLPIKKTKEENQDFSDHPDCGETIEFTIDFFNRIGYTPPWIGYYAQQDGKLVGSCAFKGAPKNGKVEIAYGTFLSYQKQGFASEMCRQLVLISLQTNPSVIVTARTLPEENFSTKVLRKNGFRCLGTVWDEEDGEVWEWEYQVV, encoded by the coding sequence ATGAGACAAGTTATTGAAAATCAAAAGGCTATGGAGTTGTTGCCAATAAAAAAAACGAAAGAAGAAAATCAAGACTTCTCAGACCATCCTGACTGTGGGGAGACCATTGAGTTCACAATCGATTTCTTTAACCGAATCGGCTATACACCTCCTTGGATTGGCTATTATGCCCAACAAGATGGGAAATTGGTAGGGAGTTGTGCCTTTAAAGGTGCTCCGAAAAATGGTAAAGTAGAAATTGCCTATGGAACATTCCTTTCCTACCAAAAACAAGGCTTTGCTTCTGAAATGTGCCGACAATTGGTGCTGATTTCACTTCAAACAAACCCGTCGGTTATTGTTACAGCCCGAACATTGCCTGAAGAAAATTTTTCAACGAAAGTGTTACGGAAAAACGGTTTTAGATGTCTTGGTACGGTGTGGGATGAAGAGGATGGCGAGGTATGGGAATGGGAATACCAGGTCGTCTGA